From Halobacillus sp. Marseille-Q1614, the proteins below share one genomic window:
- a CDS encoding SOS response-associated peptidase translates to MCGRFTLTAPKEDILRYFNIDDLPVDFVPRFNIAPGQKIWAIIHDGENKRAGQLDWGLIPPWAKDPKIGYKMINARSETAHEKPSFKGSMSKKRCLIIADSFYEWKKEEGKKQPVRILPQKRKLFAFAGLWEKWKSGEEERFTCTILTKEADEFMSSIHDRMPVILPKSLEDEWIKPVKWAAGEAHQFIEQLSIDDLEAYPVSTVVNSAKNETEECIKRLA, encoded by the coding sequence ATGTGCGGAAGATTCACGCTGACAGCTCCTAAAGAAGATATTCTTCGTTACTTTAATATCGATGATTTACCCGTTGACTTTGTTCCTAGGTTTAATATAGCCCCGGGGCAGAAAATATGGGCCATTATTCATGACGGGGAAAATAAAAGAGCGGGACAGCTTGATTGGGGTCTGATCCCGCCGTGGGCCAAGGATCCTAAGATTGGATATAAAATGATTAATGCCCGGAGTGAAACGGCTCATGAAAAGCCGTCTTTTAAAGGTTCGATGAGCAAAAAGCGCTGCTTAATTATTGCCGACAGCTTTTATGAATGGAAAAAGGAAGAGGGCAAAAAACAGCCTGTGCGAATTCTCCCTCAAAAGAGAAAGCTGTTTGCCTTCGCAGGCTTATGGGAGAAATGGAAGTCGGGTGAAGAGGAACGTTTTACCTGTACGATTCTTACTAAAGAAGCGGATGAATTCATGAGCAGCATCCATGACCGTATGCCGGTCATTCTGCCTAAATCACTGGAAGATGAATGGATAAAACCTGTGAAATGGGCAGCGGGTGAGGCGCATCAATTTATCGAGCAGCTGTCCATAGACGATTTGGAGGCTTATCCTGTGAGTACGGTCGTCAACTCTGCGAAAAATGAGACAGAAGAATGTATAAAGCGTCTGGCGTGA
- a CDS encoding DUF1992 domain-containing protein: protein MDFGHLIEEKIKKSIEQGDFDNLPGKGKPLPKDDLSYVPSELRNSYRVLKNANILPEEMQLKKEIVQLEELLEQQNNPAPEKRKSLSEKKIRYNMLMEKRKMQSSAAYSQYGGGISKKLGF from the coding sequence ATGGATTTTGGTCATCTTATTGAAGAAAAGATAAAGAAGTCCATCGAACAGGGGGATTTCGACAACCTCCCTGGAAAAGGAAAACCATTGCCAAAAGACGACCTATCATATGTGCCAAGTGAATTAAGAAACAGCTACCGTGTATTAAAAAATGCGAACATTCTTCCGGAAGAAATGCAGCTTAAGAAAGAAATTGTCCAGCTCGAAGAATTATTAGAGCAGCAGAACAACCCTGCTCCTGAAAAACGTAAGTCTTTAAGTGAAAAGAAAATCCGCTATAATATGCTGATGGAAAAAAGGAAGATGCAGTCTTCTGCCGCTTACAGTCAATATGGCGGAGGGATCAGCAAAAAGCTCGGGTTTTAG
- a CDS encoding MOSC domain-containing protein, with product MNFKLLSLNVGRPERYQTNKGEIKSAYRKKPVEEPVFLGSLNFSGDEQADKKNHGGADQAVCLYPAQHYRHFEQEYEKNFSYPAFGENMTVDGIDERKTNIGDIFTIGEAEVQVTKPRKPCYIIARTHGIDDFPKRVQQSGFTGFYLRVLKEGYVQAGDEMKLKASDPQGVTVADVNDVIFQDPHNILKIKRILEVEAYPKKDKEALKKRL from the coding sequence ATGAATTTTAAGCTGCTTTCTTTAAACGTAGGGCGTCCTGAGCGTTACCAGACGAATAAAGGTGAAATAAAAAGTGCCTATCGTAAAAAGCCGGTAGAAGAACCTGTGTTTTTGGGGTCTCTAAATTTCTCCGGAGATGAACAGGCGGATAAAAAGAATCACGGAGGAGCCGATCAAGCCGTTTGTCTTTATCCTGCCCAGCATTATCGCCACTTTGAACAAGAGTACGAGAAGAACTTTTCCTATCCGGCGTTTGGAGAAAATATGACAGTTGATGGAATTGATGAACGTAAGACAAATATAGGGGATATTTTTACGATTGGTGAAGCGGAAGTACAGGTAACGAAGCCGAGAAAGCCCTGCTATATTATCGCCAGGACACATGGAATTGATGATTTCCCAAAGAGGGTGCAGCAGAGCGGTTTTACAGGATTTTATCTTCGTGTATTAAAAGAAGGTTATGTACAGGCAGGGGATGAGATGAAGCTGAAAGCCTCTGACCCGCAGGGAGTAACTGTAGCGGACGTAAATGATGTCATTTTTCAGGATCCCCATAACATATTGAAAATTAAGCGTATATTGGAAGTGGAGGCCTATCCAAAGAAAGATAAAGAAGCACTGAAAAAACGGCTATAA
- a CDS encoding YkgJ family cysteine cluster protein, which translates to MQKFLKHQEIIDKSKTINEHYELDARVFDEVVDQLLDSDLNTEEVIIRGFQRLLSEVDNEIERMESFADMKPSCFKGCAFCCYFPIITSRMEAKIMFRSIEKFPEGRKKKIYDHWERYYKEHEDKLQQAMSMDHTEEGTKFEYKKLNLPCPMLDPETQACMAYEVRPIPCRTYLNYSDPQVCAENHLPKEPFSYEFLYDFYFGALNELIQALYENGEDLNVDYPSDAWSYDYLPGWIEKYREGTWNEF; encoded by the coding sequence ATGCAGAAATTTTTAAAACATCAAGAAATTATCGATAAATCTAAAACAATAAATGAACATTATGAACTAGATGCCCGGGTTTTTGATGAAGTGGTAGATCAGCTGCTTGACAGTGATTTGAACACAGAAGAGGTCATTATACGTGGTTTTCAGCGTCTGCTGTCAGAAGTCGACAATGAAATTGAGCGTATGGAGTCCTTTGCAGACATGAAACCGAGCTGTTTTAAAGGGTGTGCCTTTTGCTGTTACTTTCCGATTATCACAAGCAGAATGGAAGCGAAAATCATGTTTCGCTCGATTGAAAAATTCCCGGAAGGTCGTAAGAAAAAAATTTATGATCATTGGGAACGCTACTATAAAGAGCATGAGGATAAGCTCCAGCAAGCGATGTCGATGGATCATACTGAAGAAGGTACAAAATTTGAGTACAAAAAACTTAATCTGCCTTGTCCGATGCTCGATCCAGAGACTCAGGCATGTATGGCCTATGAAGTCCGTCCTATCCCGTGCCGTACCTATTTAAATTATAGTGACCCGCAAGTCTGCGCTGAAAATCATCTTCCTAAAGAACCGTTCAGCTATGAGTTCTTATATGATTTTTACTTCGGTGCTTTGAATGAACTGATTCAGGCACTATATGAAAACGGCGAGGACTTGAATGTGGATTACCCAAGTGATGCCTGGAGCTACGATTACCTGCCGGGGTGGATTGAAAAATACCGAGAGGGGACATGGAATGAATTTTAA